A genomic segment from Methanoplanus limicola DSM 2279 encodes:
- a CDS encoding type I restriction-modification system subunit M N-terminal domain-containing protein, whose protein sequence is MITGEMKNRVDSLWTMFWTGGLTNPLDVIEQITYLIFIRDLDLNDSRRKHLRDI, encoded by the coding sequence ATGATTACCGGCGAGATGAAGAACAGGGTCGATTCCCTCTGGACGATGTTCTGGACCGGAGGCCTTACCAACCCCCTTGATGTCATCGAGCAGATTACGTACCTGATCTTCATCAGGGATCTGGATCTCAATGACAGCCGCCGGAAGCATCTCCGAGATAT